Sequence from the Sciurus carolinensis chromosome 1, mSciCar1.2, whole genome shotgun sequence genome:
TCCTGGTTTTGATGCTCTGGGCACATGATAGTGTTTCATAAAtctaagcaatttatttttaatctttatcatCACTACATAGTTAAGAAGAGGTTAGGAAAAACCACAGTAATGTCCCTCAAACTGCTTACATCATCAGTGCTTTTAGAAGCACTCCTCATATGTAATTCCAGTGGAGCCACACAATCAGGACAGAGATGGCCATCCCCATTTTGCAAAAGGGGCAGCTGGAATAAATTACCTGCCTGTCACAACCACCATGTGGCAGTGGATGAGTTCAGTGCTCTTCTGCTGTACCTTGCCTCTCAGTGAGACCTCTGGACCCCACCTTCAGATTCATCAGCCTAGAAGAAAAGGTTCTTGATAAGTTTTATTGAATGACTGACTGACCACCTGACTATGTACTTCTCCTTCCCAGAGGGATAGTAGATGACTTGGAAATTCAAAGAGCCTACACACCCATCAGCCCTGCCAATGCAGAAGGATACTTTGAAGTTTTAATCAAGGTGAGTTGACTCTTCTGGAGGGTGCTGTAAGCTGCCATGAATTGGTATCTCCCTTGCCAGCTTGGTTGGGATGGTACAGTTCCCATCCGGTGTCCACATGGAAAGAGGCTGACTTACAGGAACAGGTAGGCCAGGTAAAGAGAGCCTTCTCCCCTCGCCTCTCTCCTGGGGAGGGGCACTGCTAGACCACTGACAGAGGCCGTATTCTCTGTAGTTTTCAGGGAAAActattctttttcatctttttaccaTTAGTGAAGAGTGAGCACAAAACTGGGAAGTGGAGGGGAAACATATCCCCACACCCACTGTGTGCTGGGCATTGGGTTCAAAAGTATGTCAGATGTGGTGTCCATCCTCAAGGAACCAACCCTGAGACAAGGGCAAAGGAGCGATAGAAAATGTGGGAAGGAGCGTCTGCAAACAGGATTTGGGGAAGTAAGTTGTTCATCCTAgaacagaaggaggaagaggatatGAGTTGAGAGAATCAGGCATAAGGTGGGACATGGAGGATGTTGTGAACTGAACTAACTTGACATCACCTCTGGGtaggaggtgggcagagggagggccttTGATAGCCTTGAAGAAGTATGAATCGATGGTGGCAGGGAATGGCATTGAAGGCCAATTCACGGATAACCAAATGCAGGGAGGGATAACACAGAATAGTCTTCTGGCAACTGTACCCTGCCTGAGTGGCAGGAGGAGAGGGTGCTTACAGGGTAGCCAGGGCAAGTGGAGGAGTTGGCAGAGATGAGATGTGCAAGTGTATCAGATGCAAAATACCCTGGAGACCCAAGGGGTAGGCAACAAATGTACAAGGAGTCATGGAGGTCCAATTATGCAGATAAAATAATTAGATCAAACTACATGAAATTGCTGActcttgacattttttatttagagatagctCTTCACATGGGCCAACCTCAGGTAGAGCTCTAGCCTATCATTCCCAGATGGAATCCTGGGGAACACCAATATTGAAAGATAGCTTTCCCATCCTAATCTCCCTCCTAAGACATGCATTATTATTCCTGTTGCATTGATTAACAAGCTGAGAACCAAGGGGACCCAAGGTCCACAGCTAATAAGTGCTACGGCAAGTGAACCCTGGCCCCTGACTCAAAGACGCCAGTGCTGTCTCTGCTCCCACTTCCTTGCCTGCCCTGCCTGTTTCAGAACTTGAATGTTTATTCCCTCACACATAATCCTGGATGGGATCCCTTCTGCACGCTGATGTTTGTCTGGGAGATTCTGCAAATCCTCTCCAAATGGCCTGCTTCCCTGCGCTGCTTGTCTGGGTGTGTTTCTGCTGAGAGGATAAGCCTGGAGACAGTTCTCCAGAGCAGCTGGATCCCTCCCAGCTGTAAGGCTGATTTTCTCCTTCGTTTGCCGGAAAGCCTCTCTTTAAAGAGGCACCTCATTATCCCTAAGCCACTGGCTAGGAAGAGCCAGAAATGTCTTTGCAAATTGGGAAGGCAGCGGGGTTTTCCGGTTTCCCTCTCCATGTAGAAAGGAGGGAGGCCGCACTTCTCAGACACCTGCAGGGCAGGGGGCACTGCTTCTAACTTTGTTCTCTTTTCAACCTTATAACCACAAGTAGATCATATtatccccattgtacagatgaagaaactgaaactcaaagGCCCTCACACAATATGACCCCAAGTAGAAGGACAAAAACTCAGTGTCAGTTTTGTTTTACAGTGCATGTTGAGCATCTACTCCATGCCGGGCTATGTAGAGACTCAGAAgaatccttcctttctccctggtGCTATCTGTGCCATAGGGCCTCTGAGGCCACAGCTGGGGTTATGCCTCCCACCAGACTGGGGAATTCAGAAACCAGTGTGCTCTAAGACCCAGACTCCAGCAAGACAGGACCAAAACCTGCCCTCTTTGGTGGTAGAGCTCAGTAGTAGATCCCTTGCCTgacatgtaaggccctgggttcatcctcaaCGCTTCCAAAAAAAATTACTCTTCTTCCCAGACCTCTTCCAGGTAAGCCAAGGACTTCCCCcgccttttttcctttttctcctttttttttttggtaccagggatttaacccaggtgtgcttaaccagaACCCacggtcttactaagttgcttagggcctcactaaattgctggctggcattgaactcataatccttctgcctcagccttgccagttgccagtcgctgggattacaggtgtgccacctcacctggcaggaCATCCCCTTTTCTTATGCAGACGATGCCTACAGAAGTCAAGATGGTATCCAAGGTGGCTCTGGGTGATGGAAAACAGGTTTGGAGACCAAAGCCCAGTCTTTTCTTTAAGCCTGACTATACTCTTCTAGCACTTTATGCTTCTCATGGGGAATTAGGTAGTCTCTGCCTGGTGTCTGAATTGTAGATCTCTTCTAGATTGTTTGTGTGGCTAgtgattgaagccagggcctcgtgtgccaggcaagtgctctaccaccaagctacccCCGCAGCCCTGGATTGTGTACTTTTAAGGGGAGGACCTAAATCTggattgattgattaattcattcattgagCTGTTAAGTCCTTTCCATGGTTCAGACACTGACTGCCTTCATGGAGTGTAAGGTCCAGTTGTCTCCCCTGCGGTCCCAGCacggtgcctggcacagagtggaCAGTACCCAGACAACATAGACTGCCCACCTTGTATGGAGGAATCCCTTCCACAGCCTTCATTTTCCCATCCATTCAGCATATGGTATAGGATAATTCAGACGTTGCAGATGTGTGGCCTACAGACTAGATCTAGACcacaaatatatttgattttggCCTGcacagtgttttaaattttttattaattactgACATTTCAGAGTgggagattttaaataaaaatagagatttgCTGCCCCTTTTAGAAAATCAGGAGATTTGGCATCATCAACCCCACAAACTATGACTTTGAACCTGCAAAGTGGCTTCCTCCTTAGAAGGAGCACTTGCTCACCAATTTATCACAGTTCCTACCATTCTCTACTGTCTCCCTGACACTGAAGTTGCCATTAGACACTTGGTTATGGGTCCCTGTGGGCATTGGGGTTGAGATCCTGGTGAAGGCTACAGTCCTGTGGATTTGTATCCTAGCCATGCCACCTACCTCTGTGTGAACTTCTGGGCCTCATCTGAAAATCAGGGATGGCAGTACCAACCCATAGGCATGGAGGAGGATTAGATGGAGAACATATGTAAAGCCCTCAGCATGCAGGAAGAGCTCCACACTAATGACAAATGTAGTTTGTGTTGGCAGCATATGCCTTTCCCACTGAGCTCTCCCTGTGTTTGCTTTCAGTGCTACCAGACCGGGCTGATGTCCCGGTGTGTCAAGTCCTGGAGAGTGGGAGACATAGCTTTTTGGCGAGGACCTTTTGGAAGCTTCTACTATAAACCAAACGAGGTCAGTGCCAGCACCCTGAGTCTTTAGGAGGTGCCCCTGGCTTACCTCCAGGGCTGTGATGCTCACATTTTAGGCCATAGAACCTCACCATGCCTTTGTTCATGAGCTTAAATCCAATCCTGAGATTGAGGTTGAGAGGTCCTTAGGGTTGAGAAAGGGAGGAGATGTAATAGGCActaataattaaaaccagaactATCCATGGCTACCCACTGCTTAGAAAATCAGACTCATTTACTTAGGGTTTAAGACCCTGTACCACCTAACCCTCAAGTACCATTCTGTGTATTCCACTCACAAGACCAGATACAGCCATGGCTTCCTGCTTGGGAGCCCATTGCTTCCCAACTCAGAAGACTTTTGCCCTCGCCTTCATGGTATGCTCATGTCCTTCCCTGACTTACCCAGGAATAATTAACAATTCCTCTTCAGTTGGTACATATCTGGAGAGCAGTTTGGCAGTGTATACCAAGAGTCTTAAGAGCCTTTAAATCCTTTGGCCCAGTAATTTCTTGTCTATAAGTCTGTTGTATGGAAAGAATCCAAAATGCTGATTACTTTGCACGTATTTATGgcctttttttttgtaataaaaaattggAGACAACTGAATATCCAACATTAGAGGAACAGTTAAATATGCTGGATTACAGTATACAATGTGCAGATACTTGATAGAGTATTATCCtgggttttaaaatttgtttataaatgatATATGCTTTATGCTATAAGATCAAGTGATAAATATTAGGTACAAAACTGAATATACAACAGGTTGAGAAACTAACTGAAAAggcacagaagaaatatgaagggaAAATATAATGCAATGTTAGCAGCTCTGAGTGGTAGAATTatgggtgatttttattttcttcattcattataCGTTCCAAAATTatacattctaaattttctgcAGTGAGCACCTATTACCTTTATAATTAggaaaacgaaacaaaacaaaaacaaatgggaaagaaTGAATCATGCttgcttctcctttctttttgtttaatttaaaaatagcatttattggttttttttccttattacaaATGCAGTATATATTCATTACCCCCAAAAAATGAGCTATAGCTATGtagagacaaaaagaagaaaacaaaaatgagctgCAGGCCATTTCTTACTACCTTGGTATATATTCTTCCAAATCCTCTTTCACGAGTGAATGTGTTGGTacgtgtacatacatacacatgtatgcatACTGAGCACATGTGCATATGTTTGTATAATCATACCAGCAGGGAcagagtgtagttcagtggtgagcacttgcctagcatccatgaggccctgggttccatccccaacatcacaaaaaaaaagaatataagtaaGTAATATCATCAGATACATATTTGGCACCTTCAGTATGCAGGTCTGACCTTAGCACTTGCTATATGTGAACTCAGTTTCCACAATAGCTTTCAGGTGCTTCTGTCCCCAGTTTACGCATCCACATGTACATGTTAATGCTCTTCCACAGCATTCCACAGGACTCCCGTAGAATTAACTGCACTCAACCCCGCATTTTAACTCAGTGTGTCCCTATGTCCCCCAGACCCTTGAGAGCAGGGCATGGGAATTGTTCCTGTTTCCTTCTCATGTGGGGTGGACAACAGATAAAAGTTTGTCTTGACCACTTTTTCTGGGAGGGAACTTTCTGATGCCATGTACtcaccatacacacacacgctCAACAGcccctgcatttatttatttatatatcagtttgtttttttcagtacaaggggttgaacccaggacctggtgcatgctagcactctgccactgggctacacctCCAGCGCTAGCCCCTGCATTTCTCATCTGTGAGGTATAGGGCCCAGTAGTGAGGTAAAGGGGATATTGTCTCAGGCTTTCCTTTTGGCCACTGGAAGCTTTGACCAGGGCTGGCTTTGCTCCCATGAGAATGCTTGGGTACAGCTCCTCTCTTGCCGGCCTGCTTTGCTACTCTGCATTTGTCTTCATTATAGACAGATACGGTCTCAGCCCTGAGCTGACACCCAAGCATGTATGTGTTCATTCAATAGATGAATACAAGTGTCCTTCCAGGGGCCAATCTGATGGAGGAGATAAACACACAGATGACAACAGTGTTGTGCCACAGGAGGCACAGGGAGCTATGGGAACACAAAGGAAGAACTCTTCCCTAGCCTTGGCTCAAAGAAGCTTCCCAGAAAGACAGCCTGAATattgaggagaggaaggagggatgagGCAGGCTGAAGACCTGGAGGTGGGAGGTTGCATGAACACAGGATAACATGACATGGCCAACAACAGTAGGTAGGAGGGCATCTAGAGACTAGCAAAGGGAAGCAGTCTAATTGCACTAAACCTTGGCTCCTCATCAGGCACTTTACTTCATCTCTTGTAAGCTTCACAACAGTTTTGAGATAGGTGTCATTATGAGGAAGTGCTGTTATCTTTGTGTATCtttgtgtgtatgcgtgtgtgctactgaggattgaacccaggagtgctttaccactacacctccagccctttatatttttttattttgagacagggtctcactaagttgctgaggctgacctcaaacttgtgatcctcctacctcagtttccaacatagctgggattatagatctGCACCACCACCctggcttattttaatttttttttaaccagctaAGAAACTAGGCCcagattgattaaaaaaaaataaatgcttgccCAGATCACATGGTTAGGGATTTATACACAAGGCCTGCTGTCCAGAATGAGGGAAGTGAATACCTCTCTGCATGGATCAGGCACTAGTTTTTACGGCATTCTCCTTACGAAGGCTTGCCCCTCTTTAAGAGGTCTAGAGCCAAGAAATGATTTCAGTGAGGATGAATTGAAGAAACTAGGCCTCTTCAGCAGGAACTCACCTTTATTGCATGACTTTTTTTGACCAGTGGTGAGTTAGACACTTGCTTATATTATCTCACTTAGTCTAGAGAAGGGCAGGCTCTAGGGTCCAATCTGGGGCCCAGAGATCTCTTCAGGGCTGCCCAGGACAAAGGAAGTAGCCCAGAGTAGGGCTGCAATGAAGTTGGGTGTGGGCAAGGCTTGGTGGGAGGACGTGAGGTGGAGAGACCTCCCTAGCAGGGGCAGGTGGCCTGAGATGGAGCAAGCTGCCTTGGAGGCAGTGAGTTCCATGCTTTAGAAGGCAACGAAGCCCCTTTCAGATTGGGCTACACCACTGCGTTCCCTTTCAGCCTCAAGATTCCATAATCTCTGTTGTGCACACCTCATGCCTTTCATAAGCCAGGATGACATCCTGGAGGAGAAGAGAGGGGGCATAGATGGATGGACACCCAGGAAGGGTACTGCAACTGGTTCAGGCAAGACCAAGAACAGGCAGTACAGGTGGAGTGAGACCCTCAGTCCACTTGTTATGCCCATTCTCCCCAGTATGGTGAGCTCCTCATGCTGGCTGCAGGCACAGGTCTGGCCCCCATGGTTCCCATCCTAAAGAGCATCACAGACAGTGCAGATGATGAGACCTTTGTCACCCTGGTCTGCTGTTTCAAGACCTTTGAGGGCATCTACCTGAAAACCTTCCTCCAGGAGCAGGCCCGTTTCTGGAATGTCCGCACTTTCTTCGTACTCAGCCAGGTAAGCCCAGGGTGATGACTTCCCTCCCTGAGACGGCCTTCCCTTGTACCCATCCCAAGGACCAACCTCTTTGCCCCTTGCTGTGCAAAAAATCCCTGTTTCTGGTGGTACACCCACCAGGCTCATGGCACAGAATGCAGGTGTTCCCATGACCTTTTTGtcagcactagggattgaaccagggacacatcaccaccaagctatatccccagtcctttttattacttTACTACTgtgctacattcctagtcctttatattttttaaattttgagacagtctcattaagttgctagggtcttgctaaattgctgaggctggcttcaaacttgtgatcttcctgcctcagcctcctaagttgctgggattataggtgtgtaccactctGCCCCGCTGTTACCATGTTCTTATGCAGACTGGAAACAACTCATTAGTGAAGGCCAGTTGTGTCACACTATAGACAGGGTTGAGCCAGGATTCGATCCCAGGACTTCCTGAGCTTTAGCTATTTCCACCATCCTTTGctgcctcccccaccctctgGCATCACCAGCTATGTGACCTGGGACCACCTGTGGAGTCAAGGCAGGCTCAGTGTGTTCAGTTCCTTGGGGCCAGGACCAAGTATCTGGGCCAGCACTATTTGTTCAGGGATTAATATACCTGAGTAGAGACTGTCAGCAACTGATGGTCCAGACTGGATCCAAGTTCCCTCCATTTAGTAGATTCCCTATCACCTCAATTTGTCTGCCCATGAGACTCACCAGGCTGCAGATTCTCTGTCTGGAAGCCACTCTGCCTTCTGATACTGCCTCTCTGGTTCCCCATTCACTCTAGTGACCCTTCCTGGATCCTCCCCCTCCTAACACCTGCTTACTCTTCACATCCTGCTGAGGGGAGTCCATCCTGGATGTTTTCCCAGAGCCCTGGGGGGTGCTGGTGTTCTGCTCTCATAGCCCCCCCTCTCTTCCTTCACTTGCCACATCATCATTGCTTACAGGCCCCTCCCCACCTGATCACCAGCCAGACCCAGTGTGTTTGGGGGTATACAACTAGGGCAATGACAAGCAGACCCACTGACCTGAGGGAATTGGGCATTGGGAAGGAGAAATGAAGCCAGTTGGCACTGTTGGGCCCTGCCCTTGAGGCCCTTTAGGGTAGGTCAGACCATGGAGGGAGTGTGGGGAGATTCCCATCATCAGCCGGGGCTCCTCCACTCACCAGTACAAGTGGGCCTTTGGGGTCAGACAAGCTCTGTGAGGTGGGGTTAAAAGCCCCTGTAACACTGGAGGCCTCTGCTTCTAGGCTTCTACAACATTCCACCCTTGTGACTTGCCAGACCATGGTTTTCCACAGCTTGCACCCTCATTCCATAGCTCAAGAGAGGTCAGTCTCCCAGGAAATGGCAGAGGAACTAAGAttccaaccccagccccctctctcCATCCTACTCTCTGACCCCAGGAACTATCAGCTGGCCTTCATAGTTCTACAGAGTGTCAGTTCTGCCCTGGGCTCGGTTGTGTGCTGATGATATGGTTTCTTCTCTTTATTAAAGCTCTTCAAATTGCATACACGTAATAATTTGTACACTTCTCCATGCATACGTCatacttcaataaaatgtttttcttaaaatagaagaagaaattcCTCCAAGTCAGCTGGAGGTGGAACATTCACTTCGCGGCCCTGAGGACAGCTGTGAGCCAGGGCTGGAGGGCAAGAAGAGGAGAAGCCTAGGCCTCTTGGGCCTCCATGTGAAGGATAAATCCCCTTTTGTGATGGTGGCTTTGCTGCCTGGGACCTGTATTACACACAGCCAGGACGGGGCAGGGAGACTGATCTGTTTGAGCAGCCACCATGTCCCCTACATCtagcaccatcatgcctggcatgAGTGAGCACCTGGCAAACATCTGTCAGATGAACTGGAATTCATTGAAACcttaaaacaaatgaacagatgTATGCCCTGAGGTGATAATAATGGATTGCCCTGGAGGGCCTCTGGGAACCCCTTACCTACTGGGAGAACCACTCCCTGCCAGTGACAGGTGCAGGGGCG
This genomic interval carries:
- the LOC124983392 gene encoding NADH-cytochrome b5 reductase-like isoform X2; the encoded protein is MGNKEEEDTEEAWLQLRPVEPSPSQCCGSGCSPCVFDLYHRDLARWEAARASNDRSLLSGKQSQSCPSNLSPETFLAFHISAMDKITKDTYHVRFALPGNSPLGLHPGQHLVLRGIVDDLEIQRAYTPISPANAEGYFEVLIKCYQTGLMSRCVKSWRVGDIAFWRGPFGSFYYKPNEYGELLMLAAGTGLAPMVPILKSITDSADDETFVTLVCCFKTFEGIYLKTFLQEQARFWNVRTFFVLSQKKKFLQVSWRWNIHFAALRTAVSQGWRARRGEA
- the LOC124983392 gene encoding NADH-cytochrome b5 reductase-like isoform X4, which produces MDKITKDTYHVRFALPGNSPLGLHPGQHLVLRGIVDDLEIQRAYTPISPANAEGYFEVLIKCYQTGLMSRCVKSWRVGDIAFWRGPFGSFYYKPNEYGELLMLAAGTGLAPMVPILKSITDSADDETFVTLVCCFKTFEGIYLKTFLQEQARFWNVRTFFVLSQETSPEQLPWSYREKTHFGRLDQDLIEELVGCCRRKPFALVCGSPKFTEDMAKYLLCAGLTKNSYFLF